A single Lactuca sativa cultivar Salinas chromosome 8, Lsat_Salinas_v11, whole genome shotgun sequence DNA region contains:
- the LOC111916844 gene encoding ubiquitin receptor RAD23d, which translates to MKVFVKTLKGTHFEIQVKPEDTVADVKKNIETVQGADVYPAGQQMLIHQGKVLKDGTTLDENKVAENSFIVIMLSKNKTTSGEASRSATAPKAAQPSAAAAAPVPPVAASPQPQAAPVTVTPPATAPPPSDTAIAPPENVYGQAASHLVAGTNLEGAIQQILDMGGGMWDRDTVIRALRAAFNNPERAVEYLYSGIPEQAEAPPATAAPPVQGPPAVIPQTTQPPAVLPSGPNANPLDLFPQGLPDMAANAAAAGGGGGGNLDFLRNSPQFQAFRAMVQANPQILQPMLQELGKQNPHLVRLIQEHQADFLRLINEPVEAGENPLGQLGAAVPQSVTVTPEERESIERLEAMGFDRALVLEVFFACNKNEELAANYLLDHMHEFEE; encoded by the exons ATGAAGGTTTTTGTCAAAACGTTGAAGGGGACTCACTTCGAAATCCAAGTGAAACCCGAAGACACG GTTGCTGATGTGAAGAAAAACATTGAAACTGTTCAAGGAGCAGATGTTTATCCAGCTGGACAACAAATGCTTATCCATCAGGGGAAAGTTCTTAAAGATGGAACCACTTTGGATGAAAACAAAGTTGCTGAAAATAGTTTTATTGTCATTATGTTATCCAAG AACAAAACCACCTCCGGTGAAGCTTCAAGATCAGCAACCGCCCCAAAGGCGGCTCAGCCAAGTGCCGCCGCCGCCGCCCCTGTTCCACCAGTGGCTGCATCCCCTCAGCCTCAGGCGGCTCCTGTTACTGTGACACC ACCTGCCACCGCGCCTCCACCATCAGACACCGCCATAGCTCCGCCGGAAAATGTGTATGGGCAGGCGGCATCACATCTTGTTGCAGGAACCAATTTGGAAGGTGCAATTCAGCAGATTCTTGATATGGGTGGCGGGATGTGGGACAGGGACACTGTCATTCGTGCCCTTCGTGCCGCCTTCAACAACCCTGAAAGAGCTGTTGAATATTTATATTCC GGTATCCCTGAGCAAGCTGAAGCTCCACCAGCAACCGCCGCCCCACCAGTGCAAGGGCCGCCAGCTGTCATCCCCCAAACCACACAACCGCCAGCTGTCCTTCCAAGTGGTCCAAATGCAAATCCTTTGGACCTCTTTCCTCAG GGTCTTCCTGATATGGCCGCCAATGCTGCGGcggcaggtggtggtggtggtggcaacTTGGATTTCCTGAGGAACAGCCCTCAGTTTCAGGCTTTCCGGGCAATGGTTCAGGCGAATCCTCAAATCTTGCAG CCGATGCTTCAAGAATTGGGGAAGCAAAATCCACATCTTGTCAGACTGATTCAAGAGCACCAAGCTGATTTCCTCCGTTTGATCAATGAACCTGTTGAAGCTGGAga GAACCCACTCGGGCAGCTTGGGGCAGCCGTGCCACAGTCGGTGACCGTGACACCTGAGGAGCGGGAATCTATTGAGCGT CTTGAAGCGATGGGATTTGATAGGGCGTTGGTGTTGGAGGTGTTTTTTGCATGCAACAAGAATGAAGAGCTGGCTGCTAATTACCTGTTAGATCATATGCATGAGTTTGAAGAGTAG